A section of the Bombus terrestris chromosome 2, iyBomTerr1.2, whole genome shotgun sequence genome encodes:
- the LOC100643109 gene encoding endocuticle structural glycoprotein SgAbd-4 produces MRSLVFLTLIAVAHCQEYFRQPEKIVSENRNLGDNRGHYSFTYETEGGIVQTETGSRKYVGTPSETQLIQGSVQYNAPDGTPIAISWTADEFGTQVAGTHVPTPPPIPPAIQRALDWIAKQPSTPEPEELAKDSPSQQNAVPAANTNRLYKPLRTNQRN; encoded by the exons ATGCGTTCTTTG GTCTTCCTTACGCTTATCGCAGTGGCTCACTGCCAGGAATATTTCCGGCAACCGGAAAAGATCGTCAGCGAAAACCGGAACCTTGGTGACAATCGTGGCCACTATTCGTTCACTTATGAGACCGAAGGTGGTATCGTACAAACAGAGACCGGAAGCCGAAAGTACGTCGGCACGCCGTCTGAAACTCAGCTGATTCAAGGATCCGTGCAGTATAATGCTCCAGATGGTACTCCGATAGCAATTAGCTGGACCGCCGACGAATTTGGTACTCAAGTAGCAGGTACTCACGTGCCAACACCGCCACCAATACCGCCAGCCATACAGAGAGCTCTTGATTGGATCGCGAAACAACCCTCGACTCCGGAACCCGAGGAACTCGCCAAAGACTCGCCGAGTCAACAAAACGCCGTTCCAGCAGCCAACACTAATCGACTATATAAACCGTTAAGGACGAATCAACGAAATTGA
- the LOC100643354 gene encoding endocuticle structural glycoprotein SgAbd-8-like, whose amino-acid sequence MNQLTIVLCAFASVATAVPLGLYSSTTPIPILRQNADGPNPDGSYNYNYETANGIQAQEIGYLNYRGTQAESREAQGSYSYTAPNGEIISVSYVANENGFQPQGSHIPSVPPAILKALEYIAAHREERLGAL is encoded by the exons ATGAACCAGTTG ACGATCGTGTTATGCGCCTTCGCTTCCGTGGCAACCGCCGTTCCTCTGGGTCTGTACTCTTCTACCACGCCGATTCCCATTCTGAGGCAAAACGCGGACGGCCCAAATCCAGACGGAAGCTACAACTACAATTACGAGACGGCGAACGGTATCCAGGCACAGGAGATCGGCTACCTTAACTACCGAGGCACCCAGGCTGAGTCTCGCGAGGCTCAGGGCAGTTACAGCTACACCGCGCCAAACGGTGAAATTATCAGTGTGTCCTACGTGGCTAACGAGAACGGATTCCAACCCCAGGGTAGTCATATCCCGTCCGTTCCACCCGCCATTCTCAAAGCACTCGAATACATTGCCGCCCATCGGGAAGAGCGTCTCGGTGCTCTATGA
- the LOC100643233 gene encoding larval cuticle protein LCP-17 isoform X1, giving the protein MRERSSHLARFRQGYINASIRLALYNQKTTPINMNALSCAVLAIVAVSALAAPVDNNTPVSILAYTADGPNPDGSYAFNYETGNGIKAQEQGQLKQLNATNSAIVVQGSYSYSDADGIPIALSYVADENGFQPQGEHLPTPHPIPAGILKALEYIAAHPEQDNAR; this is encoded by the exons ATGAGAGAGAGGTCCTCGCACCTTGCAAGGTTTCGGCAGGGCTATATAAACGCGTCCATTAGACTAGCTCTTTACAACCAGAAAACAACTCCGATCAACATGAACGCTTTG TCTTGCGCTGTTCTCGCCATCGTCGCGGTTTCCGCGTTGGCCGCGCCAGTGGACAATAACACACCGGTTTCGATCCTGGCATACACCGCCGATGGACCCAACCCAGACGGCTCGTACGCCTTCAACTACGAGACTGGAAATGGCATCAAGGCACAGGAACAGGGTCAACTAAAACAACTTAACGCCACGAATTCGGCGATCGTCGTTCAAGGATCCTACAGTTATTCGGATGCTGACGGGATTCCTATTGCCTTGAGCTACGTTGCCGACGAGAATGGTTTCCAGCCACAGGGTGAACACCTTCCAACCCCTCATCCGATCCCAGCTGGAATTCTGAAAGCCCTGGAATACATCGCCGCACACCCCGAACAAGACAATGCACGCTGA
- the LOC100643233 gene encoding larval cuticle protein LCP-17 isoform X2: MNALSCAVLAIVAVSALAAPVDNNTPVSILAYTADGPNPDGSYAFNYETGNGIKAQEQGQLKQLNATNSAIVVQGSYSYSDADGIPIALSYVADENGFQPQGEHLPTPHPIPAGILKALEYIAAHPEQDNAR, encoded by the exons ATGAACGCTTTG TCTTGCGCTGTTCTCGCCATCGTCGCGGTTTCCGCGTTGGCCGCGCCAGTGGACAATAACACACCGGTTTCGATCCTGGCATACACCGCCGATGGACCCAACCCAGACGGCTCGTACGCCTTCAACTACGAGACTGGAAATGGCATCAAGGCACAGGAACAGGGTCAACTAAAACAACTTAACGCCACGAATTCGGCGATCGTCGTTCAAGGATCCTACAGTTATTCGGATGCTGACGGGATTCCTATTGCCTTGAGCTACGTTGCCGACGAGAATGGTTTCCAGCCACAGGGTGAACACCTTCCAACCCCTCATCCGATCCCAGCTGGAATTCTGAAAGCCCTGGAATACATCGCCGCACACCCCGAACAAGACAATGCACGCTGA